From Thermoflavifilum aggregans, a single genomic window includes:
- a CDS encoding GLPGLI family protein produces the protein MKTLMIALLFITLFMHSLPAQQAYYCIYVPVNKAGKMMDDSTSFLSDDGIITRNVLITDNHYSFFYSFEDNTPQYEKRSLEPQNHEPVVQQEYDSAGGHYIHMRLPVPVFKRIDTEAIVYKDLHNQRLFFEYSNIIYVPRAKLYTDTLFPMRWTLIPGEQKMFDSLHCLKATTFFRNREITVWYCPDIPISDGPWKLGGLPGLIVSWEDPSMPGLMLKQIKPIHFPDSIRRQIALLSKKQIPGYDVFRKDVDRAANKERIYLQQAHDNCVSCKGSDGKNRTKASVHARLKYENIAYDFEL, from the coding sequence ATGAAAACACTTATGATTGCTTTGCTGTTCATCACCCTATTTATGCATTCACTACCCGCCCAGCAGGCTTATTACTGCATATATGTGCCCGTCAACAAAGCCGGAAAAATGATGGATGATAGCACCAGCTTTCTATCTGATGATGGCATCATCACCCGAAATGTGCTGATTACAGATAACCATTATTCCTTCTTTTATTCTTTTGAAGATAATACACCACAATATGAAAAACGATCTCTTGAACCACAAAATCATGAACCGGTCGTTCAACAGGAATATGATAGTGCAGGCGGGCATTATATCCATATGCGACTACCGGTGCCTGTATTTAAGCGTATAGATACAGAAGCGATCGTTTACAAAGATTTGCATAACCAAAGGCTATTTTTCGAATATTCAAATATTATATACGTACCACGAGCTAAATTATACACGGATACTCTTTTCCCCATGCGATGGACATTGATACCTGGTGAACAAAAAATGTTCGACAGCCTCCACTGCCTGAAAGCCACTACCTTCTTCAGAAACCGTGAAATAACTGTCTGGTATTGTCCGGACATCCCAATTTCAGATGGGCCCTGGAAACTGGGTGGCTTGCCGGGACTCATTGTCTCCTGGGAAGATCCAAGCATGCCCGGCCTAATGCTTAAACAAATAAAACCTATCCACTTCCCCGACTCCATTCGCCGGCAAATAGCATTGCTGAGCAAAAAGCAGATTCCCGGCTATGATGTGTTCCGCAAAGACGTGGATCGAGCTGCCAACAAAGAAAGAATTTATCTGCAACAGGCCCATGACAACTGCGTGAGTTGCAAGGGATCAGACGGGAAAAACAGAACAAAAGCAAGTGTGCATGCGCGATTGAAGTACGAAAATATTGCGTATGACTTTGAACTGTGA
- a CDS encoding SRPBCC family protein: MKVFLLHRTQRIPISLQEAWDFFSKPENLQHITPPYMRFRILSGSGTMYAGQIITYTVRPLLGIPMFWMTEITHVADKQYFVDEQRMGPYAFWHHQHHFREIPGGVEMTDIVHYRLPWGWIGRIAHALHIRKQLHEIFDYRYQAVKNIFGSLHED; encoded by the coding sequence ATGAAAGTGTTCCTATTGCATCGCACGCAACGCATACCGATATCCTTACAAGAAGCCTGGGATTTTTTTTCAAAACCGGAAAATCTGCAGCATATCACGCCACCCTATATGCGTTTTCGGATCCTTTCCGGAAGCGGCACCATGTATGCCGGCCAGATCATTACCTATACTGTCAGGCCTTTGCTGGGCATCCCCATGTTCTGGATGACGGAAATTACGCATGTGGCGGATAAGCAATATTTTGTGGATGAACAGCGCATGGGGCCTTATGCTTTCTGGCATCACCAGCATCATTTCCGGGAAATTCCCGGTGGTGTGGAAATGACCGATATTGTGCACTATCGCCTGCCATGGGGCTGGATTGGCCGGATAGCGCATGCCCTGCACATCCGCAAACAACTGCACGAGATTTTTGATTACCGTTATCAGGCAGTGAAAAATATTTTCGGGAGTTTGCATGAAGATTGA
- a CDS encoding ATP-dependent helicase: MSSNPISSQAFQQAYQALNPRQKEAVDHIFGPLMVIAGPGTGKTQLLSVRIGRILEQTDYGPENILCLTFTNAGVEAMRKRLESFIGKDARKIGIYTFHAFCNQVIQDHPEYFNMVEWQPISELEKYEWMEEIISQLTPDHPLYRGKGDPFVDVGNLISLNRIMKQEGWTRDIVQKEIDDYLEKIKSGEDEEFVYQVKTKNSKKGDLKWDKIREHEERFTRTKAALDVIEQYNKLLEQRKRYDYEDMINWVIDLFQENNGLLEDYWERYQFILVDEYQDTNGAQNEVLRLLTDYDQPNVMVVGDDDQAIYRFQGANIGNMKSFADRFSGSGLKVVVLEENYRSTQDILDAANWLIANNGNRLVTYLQQQYQLSKRLYAHV, translated from the coding sequence ATGTCATCCAACCCCATCAGCTCACAGGCCTTTCAGCAAGCCTATCAGGCACTGAACCCCAGGCAAAAGGAAGCAGTGGATCATATTTTTGGTCCGCTCATGGTAATTGCCGGGCCTGGCACCGGAAAAACGCAACTGCTTTCGGTACGCATTGGCCGAATACTGGAACAGACCGACTATGGTCCTGAAAATATCCTGTGTCTTACTTTCACCAATGCCGGTGTGGAAGCCATGCGCAAACGCCTGGAATCATTTATTGGCAAGGATGCACGCAAAATCGGCATTTATACCTTCCATGCTTTCTGCAACCAAGTTATCCAGGATCATCCGGAATATTTTAATATGGTGGAGTGGCAGCCCATCTCTGAGCTCGAAAAATATGAATGGATGGAAGAAATTATAAGCCAGCTCACACCAGATCATCCCTTGTATCGGGGCAAAGGCGACCCGTTTGTAGATGTCGGCAACTTGATTTCGTTGAACCGGATCATGAAGCAGGAAGGGTGGACAAGAGATATTGTGCAAAAAGAAATTGATGATTATCTGGAAAAAATAAAATCTGGTGAGGATGAAGAATTTGTATATCAGGTAAAAACTAAAAATAGTAAAAAAGGTGATCTGAAATGGGATAAAATCAGGGAGCATGAAGAAAGGTTTACTCGCACAAAAGCCGCATTGGATGTGATTGAACAATATAATAAACTGCTTGAGCAGAGAAAGCGGTATGATTATGAAGATATGATCAACTGGGTGATTGATTTGTTTCAGGAAAATAACGGATTGCTGGAAGATTACTGGGAACGTTATCAGTTTATTCTGGTTGATGAATATCAGGATACCAATGGTGCACAAAATGAAGTATTGCGGTTGCTTACTGATTATGATCAACCCAATGTAATGGTGGTGGGTGATGATGATCAGGCTATTTATCGCTTCCAGGGAGCCAACATCGGCAACATGAAGTCATTTGCCGATCGCTTTTCGGGTAGTGGTTTGAAGGTGGTGGTGCTGGAAGAAAATTATCGTTCCACCCAGGATATTCTGGATGCAGCTAATTGGTTGATTGCAAACAACGGGAATCGGCTTGTAACATATCTACAACAGCAATACCAGTTGTCCAAACGTTTATATGCTCATGTTTAA
- a CDS encoding UrvD/REP family ATP-dependent DNA helicase, producing MAIELKSYPTPSDEMIGIAEEIEKLIRQDEVAPSEIAVVFRENKQLDEMAAYLQYKKIPFQLVRKENLLRNYFIQQIILMLEWVALEANRPGSGDHHLFKLLHFKWFDLPAELIARVQMDFIRQKFVGQESFRLYLQDLQKQGNQLFTPEEIQKLKSVSDLLEAWIRDVYNEPLQNFFCRVLDESRVLKMASQAPDSSFLIHLMKTLFEFLQAENQRNPDLTLEGWIQIIRKMEKYKLTIPYESQIGDEHCVQLLTAHGTKGLEFDYVFIDGCVEKNWEKKRGRNIGFSLPPALKIQMSSYSQSDLKEEDERRLFYVALTRARKYVQISYAEKDNQGNTLQKSEFLDEILISSHIIVNPQRQAYSQQNSLTDFYVNILQDSLNQAMRQQYSQSFLQHLVSNFKLNPTALNKYLYCPRSFFYESLLQVPQAQLMHSIYGQAIHHALKQVANSHSQGNGVNIGKAQNDFEWFMHQNRHHFKPDDFVRHLQHGNEVLQNYLNQVFSNWGNIKETEKDFQAHINHVPIKGRLDKIEIQNGITRVVDYKTGNPDRADNKLRRYNPENGKKGYDDHDYWIQAVMYVMLLQENGYTQVDTVVFDFVEPDKTDRFRTESVSVDSSDITLVEQLLTYAWEQIQSLSFPCCQRPDCHWCAFEQTLAAGAPVLGLDKE from the coding sequence ATGGCAATAGAGCTGAAATCTTACCCAACCCCATCTGATGAAATGATCGGTATTGCAGAAGAAATTGAAAAACTCATCCGGCAGGACGAAGTTGCTCCTTCTGAAATTGCTGTTGTATTCCGGGAAAACAAACAACTGGATGAGATGGCTGCCTATCTGCAATACAAAAAGATTCCTTTTCAGCTTGTCAGAAAAGAAAATCTGCTGAGGAATTATTTTATCCAACAGATTATTCTGATGCTGGAATGGGTTGCACTGGAAGCCAACAGGCCGGGTAGCGGCGATCATCATCTGTTTAAATTGTTGCATTTTAAATGGTTTGATTTACCGGCCGAGCTTATCGCCCGTGTGCAGATGGATTTTATTAGGCAGAAATTTGTTGGTCAGGAATCATTTCGGCTGTATCTGCAGGATTTGCAAAAACAAGGAAATCAGTTATTCACACCAGAAGAAATCCAAAAGCTGAAATCTGTATCCGATCTGCTCGAAGCATGGATTAGGGATGTGTACAATGAACCATTGCAAAACTTTTTTTGCCGGGTGCTGGATGAAAGCCGGGTGCTGAAAATGGCTTCCCAGGCTCCTGACAGCAGTTTTCTGATTCATCTTATGAAAACGCTATTTGAATTTCTTCAGGCAGAGAATCAGCGCAATCCCGATCTGACGCTTGAGGGATGGATACAGATAATCCGCAAAATGGAAAAATACAAATTAACCATTCCTTATGAGAGCCAGATAGGCGATGAGCATTGTGTACAGTTGCTTACCGCCCATGGCACCAAGGGTTTGGAATTTGATTATGTGTTTATAGATGGATGTGTAGAAAAGAATTGGGAAAAAAAGCGGGGGAGAAATATTGGATTTAGTTTGCCTCCAGCTTTAAAAATTCAGATGAGCAGTTATTCACAATCTGATCTGAAAGAGGAAGATGAACGTCGTTTGTTTTATGTAGCGCTTACACGGGCACGAAAATATGTGCAGATAAGTTATGCTGAAAAGGATAATCAGGGCAATACATTGCAGAAATCAGAATTCCTCGATGAAATCCTGATCTCCTCGCATATTATTGTTAACCCTCAGCGACAGGCATACAGCCAGCAAAACAGTTTAACAGATTTTTACGTAAACATATTGCAGGACAGCCTAAATCAGGCTATGCGGCAACAATATAGCCAATCTTTTCTTCAGCATTTGGTCAGCAATTTCAAACTCAATCCTACAGCATTAAACAAATATCTTTATTGTCCCAGAAGCTTTTTCTATGAATCGCTGCTGCAGGTGCCTCAGGCCCAGCTTATGCATAGTATTTACGGACAGGCCATCCATCATGCACTCAAGCAGGTAGCCAATTCTCATTCTCAGGGAAACGGCGTCAACATCGGGAAGGCGCAGAACGATTTTGAATGGTTCATGCACCAAAACAGGCATCATTTCAAGCCGGATGATTTTGTGCGTCATCTGCAACATGGCAATGAAGTGTTGCAAAATTATCTGAATCAGGTTTTCAGCAACTGGGGTAACATAAAAGAAACGGAAAAAGATTTTCAGGCCCATATCAACCATGTACCCATCAAGGGACGGCTGGATAAGATAGAAATACAAAATGGCATAACCCGGGTAGTAGATTACAAAACTGGTAATCCTGATCGTGCAGACAATAAACTCAGGCGTTATAATCCAGAAAACGGAAAGAAGGGTTATGACGATCATGATTACTGGATTCAGGCAGTCATGTATGTAATGTTGTTGCAAGAAAATGGCTATACACAGGTCGATACGGTTGTATTTGATTTTGTGGAACCAGATAAAACTGATCGGTTCCGAACTGAATCTGTTTCCGTTGATTCATCCGACATCACATTGGTCGAGCAGCTTCTCACATATGCCTGGGAGCAGATTCAGTCATTGTCTTTCCCCTGTTGTCAACGTCCGGATTGCCACTGGTGCGCATTTGAGCAAACACTGGCAGCAGGTGCGCCTGTATTGGGTTTGGATAAGGAATGA
- a CDS encoding Ig-like domain-containing protein, whose protein sequence is MAKRSNNRRNVYACMVCCLLLVSALWQRCANIVPPSGGPKDTIPPVLVSAVPPDSTVHFHSDRIVFTFNKYVQLASNYNDVLIFAPRLRRQPIINVKLRTITILLKDTLQPNTTYQINFGNTIQDINEGNAIPNFSYIFSTGSYLDSLQISGTVLDAETGLPDSNVLVMLYKNLRDSVVSREKPLYYTRTNGAGRFLLHNLPADTFKIFALKEENNSLMYDDVGKEAIAFLNQPIALHGNIQGLKLYLFREEAPPDTSRQNSLSAASPSSGQSHSFTVQMNLDNGRQSLIAPLQLQFSQPVAFIDSNKITLLEDTLLHPVAFHIKLDDSLHQQLQVFAQWKENMPYQLRIADSAIVDTAHQALKADTLAFQTKKLSDYGSVILELHGLDTGYHHNVLQIVKDQRVVYHVRVQQTTIRIPLFDPGDYQLRILKDENDNGKWDTGVYYGPHPRQPERVIAIPGKITVRANWDNTWIVDVPAD, encoded by the coding sequence ATGGCAAAAAGAAGCAACAACCGGCGGAATGTCTATGCATGCATGGTGTGCTGCCTGCTTTTGGTGAGTGCATTATGGCAACGTTGCGCCAATATTGTACCACCTTCCGGCGGACCTAAGGATACCATTCCACCGGTGCTTGTATCGGCAGTTCCACCCGATTCTACCGTGCATTTTCATAGCGACCGGATTGTATTCACCTTTAACAAGTATGTGCAGCTGGCCAGCAATTACAACGATGTATTGATTTTTGCACCTCGCCTGCGCCGCCAGCCCATCATCAATGTAAAACTGCGCACCATTACCATCCTGCTGAAAGACACCCTGCAGCCCAATACTACTTACCAGATCAATTTCGGCAACACCATTCAAGATATCAATGAAGGTAATGCGATCCCGAATTTTTCCTATATTTTCTCAACCGGCAGTTATCTGGATTCTCTGCAAATCAGCGGCACCGTGCTGGATGCCGAAACAGGCTTACCCGACAGCAATGTGCTGGTGATGCTGTATAAAAATCTCAGAGATTCCGTGGTGAGTCGGGAAAAACCCTTGTATTACACGCGAACGAATGGTGCAGGTCGTTTTTTGTTGCACAATCTGCCGGCAGATACATTTAAAATCTTTGCCCTCAAAGAAGAGAACAACAGCCTGATGTATGATGATGTGGGAAAAGAAGCCATTGCTTTTCTGAATCAACCGATAGCCTTGCATGGGAATATTCAGGGATTGAAGCTGTATTTGTTTCGTGAGGAAGCACCACCAGATACAAGCCGGCAGAATTCATTATCGGCCGCATCTCCATCATCCGGTCAGTCACATTCATTTACCGTACAAATGAATCTTGACAATGGCAGGCAATCTCTTATTGCTCCTCTGCAACTGCAATTTTCACAACCTGTAGCTTTTATTGACAGCAATAAAATCACATTGCTGGAAGATACATTGCTTCATCCGGTGGCATTTCATATCAAGCTGGATGACAGCCTGCATCAGCAGTTACAGGTGTTTGCACAATGGAAGGAAAATATGCCTTATCAATTACGCATAGCTGATAGTGCCATTGTGGATACGGCACATCAAGCCTTAAAAGCGGATACACTTGCTTTTCAAACCAAAAAACTATCGGACTATGGCAGTGTGATATTAGAACTGCATGGATTGGATACAGGGTATCACCATAATGTATTGCAGATCGTAAAAGATCAGCGTGTGGTTTATCATGTCCGGGTTCAGCAAACCACCATCCGCATTCCTTTATTTGATCCCGGCGACTATCAGCTTCGCATCCTGAAAGATGAAAATGACAACGGCAAATGGGATACAGGTGTGTACTACGGCCCACATCCCCGCCAGCCCGAGAGAGTTATTGCCATTCCGGGAAAAATCACCGTACGGGCTAATTGGGATAATACCTGGATCGTGGATGTACCGGCAGATTGA
- a CDS encoding hemerythrin domain-containing protein: protein MSKPIKRHPAIQQLSRDHHYALLFCWKIGQGLQLQIDTIRIRKYVAYFHQHYLIPHFQEEEQILFVLMPDDEKVKRAIAQHREIEQLVTQQLIAPEKIDAGMPEDASLLTTLAEKLNQHVRYEERELFPYLEQHLSEAQLEQVGKQLAEATHTPDDAYADAFWLKKST, encoded by the coding sequence ATGTCTAAACCTATCAAACGTCATCCTGCCATTCAGCAGCTTTCCCGCGATCATCATTATGCCTTGTTGTTTTGCTGGAAAATAGGCCAGGGGCTGCAATTGCAGATTGATACCATCCGTATCAGAAAATATGTAGCTTATTTTCATCAGCATTATCTCATTCCACATTTTCAGGAAGAAGAACAGATTTTGTTTGTGCTGATGCCCGATGATGAGAAGGTGAAAAGGGCTATTGCACAACATCGGGAAATAGAACAACTGGTTACGCAGCAACTGATTGCGCCGGAAAAAATAGATGCCGGGATGCCCGAGGATGCCTCTTTGCTCACAACGCTTGCTGAAAAGCTCAATCAGCATGTACGATATGAAGAGCGGGAGCTGTTTCCTTATCTGGAGCAGCACCTGAGCGAAGCCCAGTTGGAGCAGGTGGGCAAACAGCTTGCCGAAGCAACACATACCCCCGATGATGCCTATGCGGATGCCTTTTGGTTGAAAAAAAGTACCTGA
- a CDS encoding CusA/CzcA family heavy metal efflux RND transporter: protein MWQAIINFSIRHKFLIGIFCLGWIGYGIYNLMHLPIDAVPDITNNQVQVITVSPNLSAPDVERFITVPIEQATRNIPGITEQRSFSRSGLSLVTIVFNDQTDIYWARQQVSERLTQVRSQIPDGMGSPELGPVTTGLGEIYQYVVRPLPGYEGKYSLEDLRDIQDWIVRRQLLGTEGVADVSSFGGLLKQYEVAVHTDRLNTYHLSIADVYQALSQNNQNAGGAYIEKGNNVLFIRTEGLVRNLDDIRQIVIKRVEGVPVYIKDVADVRIGHAIPYGAMVYVNKHHQQEVAGAVVMMLKGGNSSEVIRNVKRRIEEIKKTLPEGVTIEPFLDRTKMVNNAIHTVKKNLIEGALIVIFILVLFLANLRAGLIVASVIPMSMLFAFSMMNLLGVSGNLMSLGALDFGLLVDGAVIIVEAVMHKLRNLTHLPNTTRMDWQQMDELVRESAGKMMSSASFGQIIILIVYLPILSLQGIEGKMFRPMAETVAFAILGALILSLTYVPVVSSLVLGNKLSAKETYADHAIRYLQRKYKTWLIKALRKPAVLLGGSVSLFVISVWILLRLGGEFIPQLEEGDFAVDTRLLTGASLSNTIHTTQMAAKLLADSFPEVEKVVVKIGSGEIPTDPMPVEASDMMVILKDKSLWTKAHTFNDLAEQMSRVLQAVPGIATGFQFPVQMRFNELMTGARQDVVCKIFGDNLDTLAHYAQQLGDIIQTVAGAKDLYVETVTGIPQLVIRYNRAALAQYGLQISDVNRAVQAAYAGAIAGSVFEEDRRYDLVVRLAKKQRDSLNEMQNLPVTLQDGTIIPLRYVADIRVEDGPYQIQREDARRRIIVGFNVRGRDVQSLVNELQQKVNKQLHLPPGYYITYGGEYENLQHATRRLSIAVPVALVLILLILYLAFQRLKYGLMIFSAIPLSAVGGILSLWLRGMPFSISAGVGFIALFGVAVLNGIVMVSEMNRLRQMHNWPLSHIILRATSIRLRPVLMTASVASLGFLPMAVSQSSGAEVQRPLATVVIGGLITATILTLFVLPCIYFIVERVRMPRIKISHMLVLLMVLLVSYPAKSQQMQQPVLPISWETLRSRISSHDPRWQASDFQVYYQQILVKTASDIPKTQLTAEYGNLNSPFADTRLNISQSIAWPAYYTRLKKRYEAELQATKYESQMKKSSIIHLMQMSYVELQYQQALHQQLSWMDSLYQRYAQLAQLQYEKGEFSLLERNTLQQEARLMHLKKIAAEDDLKAVQQQLMQWLQTDSLIVATTPFVPSNEVFDTSEIYLKPYVQYYQSRMQMFRQNVFTEQSHLLPEFSIGYVNQSFTGWHTLKDRTEQYYNSSTRFSSLILGVNIPLFLKPYRARVDAARIMEQISRKEYEWSVVSLQMQIKKVWQDYQKYTHQLHLLESEELPVADQILELSRQRFQNGEIGYMEWIYAMRQVSDIRLQYLQTIRDQWFAAITLHDLLTEF from the coding sequence ATGTGGCAAGCGATTATAAATTTTTCAATTCGCCATAAATTTCTCATAGGCATATTTTGCCTGGGATGGATAGGTTATGGCATATATAATCTCATGCATTTACCCATTGATGCTGTACCTGATATTACCAATAACCAGGTACAGGTCATTACAGTTTCTCCGAACCTGAGTGCACCTGATGTGGAACGATTTATTACTGTCCCCATTGAACAGGCTACCCGCAACATACCGGGTATCACGGAGCAACGCAGTTTTTCTCGTTCTGGTTTAAGTCTGGTTACCATTGTATTTAATGATCAAACAGATATTTACTGGGCACGCCAGCAGGTGAGCGAACGATTGACACAGGTAAGGTCGCAGATTCCTGATGGTATGGGCTCACCTGAACTTGGTCCTGTTACTACGGGGTTGGGTGAAATTTATCAATATGTGGTGAGACCTTTACCCGGGTATGAAGGAAAATACAGTTTAGAAGACCTGCGTGATATTCAGGATTGGATTGTACGCAGGCAATTATTGGGTACGGAAGGTGTAGCTGATGTGAGCAGTTTTGGAGGTTTATTAAAGCAGTATGAGGTAGCTGTACATACGGATCGGTTAAACACCTATCATCTGAGCATTGCCGATGTATATCAGGCTTTATCCCAAAACAATCAGAATGCAGGAGGAGCTTATATTGAAAAAGGAAACAACGTATTATTCATCAGAACCGAAGGACTGGTGCGTAATCTGGATGATATCCGGCAAATTGTGATCAAGCGTGTGGAAGGTGTTCCGGTTTATATAAAAGATGTAGCGGATGTACGTATTGGACATGCGATTCCTTATGGAGCCATGGTTTATGTGAATAAGCATCATCAGCAGGAAGTAGCCGGTGCTGTGGTGATGATGTTAAAGGGTGGAAACAGCAGCGAAGTAATTCGCAATGTGAAACGCAGAATTGAAGAAATTAAAAAAACATTACCGGAAGGCGTAACCATTGAGCCTTTTCTGGATCGTACGAAAATGGTGAATAATGCCATCCACACGGTGAAGAAAAATCTTATTGAAGGGGCGTTGATTGTGATTTTCATTCTGGTATTGTTTTTAGCCAATCTGCGTGCAGGACTCATTGTGGCATCTGTGATTCCCATGAGTATGCTGTTTGCGTTTTCTATGATGAATCTTTTGGGAGTGAGCGGCAATCTGATGAGCCTTGGTGCGCTTGATTTTGGATTGCTGGTTGATGGCGCTGTAATCATTGTGGAAGCCGTGATGCATAAACTTAGAAATTTAACTCATTTGCCGAACACCACGCGAATGGATTGGCAGCAGATGGATGAGCTCGTCCGAGAATCAGCCGGTAAAATGATGAGTTCGGCTTCATTTGGGCAAATCATCATTCTGATTGTGTATTTACCGATTTTGAGTTTGCAGGGTATTGAAGGGAAAATGTTCAGACCTATGGCCGAAACCGTTGCCTTTGCAATTTTAGGTGCTTTGATTTTATCATTAACCTATGTACCAGTAGTTTCATCATTGGTTTTGGGAAATAAACTATCAGCAAAAGAAACCTATGCAGATCATGCCATTCGGTATTTGCAAAGAAAATACAAAACTTGGTTGATCAAGGCACTCCGAAAGCCAGCGGTGTTGCTGGGTGGTTCGGTATCACTGTTTGTTATATCTGTATGGATTCTTTTGAGATTGGGAGGAGAGTTTATTCCTCAGCTGGAAGAAGGAGATTTTGCTGTTGATACTCGTTTGCTCACGGGAGCATCGCTTAGCAATACGATTCACACAACCCAAATGGCGGCAAAATTACTGGCGGATAGTTTTCCGGAGGTGGAAAAGGTAGTAGTGAAAATTGGTTCCGGTGAAATTCCAACAGATCCCATGCCTGTAGAAGCTTCGGATATGATGGTAATCCTGAAGGATAAATCATTATGGACCAAAGCGCATACTTTTAATGATTTGGCCGAGCAGATGAGTCGTGTATTGCAGGCTGTTCCCGGAATTGCAACAGGTTTTCAGTTTCCAGTGCAAATGCGGTTTAATGAACTGATGACGGGTGCTAGGCAGGATGTGGTATGTAAAATATTCGGTGATAATCTGGATACACTTGCACATTATGCGCAGCAATTAGGCGACATCATACAAACTGTTGCAGGCGCAAAAGATTTATACGTGGAAACGGTTACAGGTATTCCGCAGCTGGTGATCCGATATAATCGGGCTGCTCTGGCACAATATGGTTTGCAGATTTCAGATGTGAATCGGGCTGTTCAGGCCGCTTATGCTGGTGCAATTGCGGGTTCCGTGTTTGAAGAAGACAGGCGGTATGATTTAGTGGTGAGACTGGCAAAAAAACAACGCGATAGCCTGAATGAAATGCAAAACCTGCCTGTTACTCTTCAGGATGGTACTATTATTCCGTTGCGGTATGTGGCTGATATCCGTGTGGAAGATGGGCCTTATCAGATACAACGAGAAGATGCACGAAGAAGAATTATCGTGGGATTCAATGTGCGCGGAAGAGACGTGCAAAGCCTTGTAAATGAATTGCAGCAAAAGGTAAACAAACAGTTACATCTTCCACCGGGATATTACATCACGTATGGTGGTGAGTATGAGAATCTACAGCATGCGACCCGCAGATTATCCATTGCTGTTCCAGTAGCATTGGTCTTGATTTTATTGATTTTATATCTGGCATTTCAGCGATTGAAATATGGTCTTATGATCTTTTCTGCTATTCCGTTATCAGCTGTTGGAGGTATATTATCATTGTGGTTACGAGGCATGCCGTTCAGCATATCGGCAGGTGTGGGTTTTATTGCCTTGTTTGGGGTAGCTGTGTTAAACGGCATTGTGATGGTCAGCGAAATGAATCGCCTGAGGCAAATGCATAATTGGCCATTGAGCCACATCATATTGAGGGCTACATCCATCAGATTACGTCCGGTATTGATGACTGCTTCTGTAGCTTCATTGGGTTTTCTGCCGATGGCTGTCAGCCAGTCTTCCGGTGCAGAAGTACAAAGACCTTTGGCTACTGTTGTAATTGGAGGATTGATAACAGCCACTATTCTCACCCTGTTTGTTTTGCCATGTATTTATTTCATTGTTGAGCGTGTTCGTATGCCAAGAATAAAGATCTCTCACATGCTTGTACTGCTGATGGTCCTGCTGGTATCTTATCCTGCTAAAAGCCAGCAGATGCAACAACCTGTTCTGCCAATCAGCTGGGAAACATTGCGTTCACGCATATCGTCACATGATCCCAGATGGCAGGCAAGTGATTTTCAGGTATATTATCAGCAAATTTTGGTAAAAACAGCATCAGATATTCCGAAAACTCAACTAACGGCAGAATATGGAAATTTAAACAGCCCGTTTGCTGATACGCGCCTGAATATTTCACAAAGCATAGCCTGGCCGGCTTATTACACAAGATTGAAAAAACGCTATGAAGCTGAATTGCAGGCAACTAAGTATGAAAGCCAGATGAAAAAATCTTCCATCATCCACTTGATGCAGATGAGTTATGTGGAATTGCAATACCAGCAAGCCCTGCATCAGCAATTATCCTGGATGGATAGCCTGTATCAGCGATATGCGCAGTTGGCTCAATTGCAATATGAAAAAGGTGAATTTTCATTGCTTGAAAGAAATACACTTCAGCAGGAAGCACGGCTTATGCATCTGAAAAAAATTGCAGCAGAAGACGATTTGAAGGCTGTTCAGCAGCAACTCATGCAGTGGCTACAAACAGATTCGTTGATTGTAGCCACCACACCCTTTGTTCCATCGAATGAAGTGTTTGACACTAGTGAAATTTATCTGAAACCTTATGTGCAATATTATCAATCCCGCATGCAAATGTTCAGACAAAATGTTTTTACTGAACAGTCACATCTATTACCTGAATTTTCAATCGGATATGTCAATCAATCTTTTACAGGCTGGCATACACTGAAAGATCGTACAGAACAGTACTATAATTCATCCACTCGTTTTTCTTCATTGATTTTGGGTGTAAATATTCCTTTGTTTCTTAAGCCTTATCGTGCACGTGTGGATGCAGCCAGGATTATGGAACAAATCAGCAGGAAAGAATATGAATGGTCTGTGGTTTCATTGCAGATGCAAATAAAAAAAGTATGGCAGGATTATCAGAAGTACACCCATCAGTTGCATCTGCTTGAATCAGAAGAATTACCAGTTGCAGATCAAATACTGGAACTTTCCCGGCAACGTTTTCAAAACGGAGAAATAGGTTATATGGAATGGATATATGCCATGCGTCAGGTAAGCGACATTCGGCTTCAATACTTGCAAACTATCAGGGATCAATGGTTTGCAGCCATTACTTTACATGATTTATTGACTGAATTCTAA